In the Flavisolibacter tropicus genome, one interval contains:
- a CDS encoding CocE/NonD family hydrolase yields the protein MDEWWKARNTRNFVQNIPANTNTLVVGGLFDAEDCFGAWNLYKAIETKAKNNNKVVIGPWFHGQWGGRGDGSYLGNVRFGSKTSEWYQNNIEVPFFNYHLKGKGDLSKLAEATVFFTGENSWKQFDQWPVANMKSQNLYLQANGKLGWNKPATSASFSQYTSDPSKPVPYTEDVHLRRTREYMTDDQRFAARRSDVLVFQTDVLQDDVTLGGPLYADLFASLSTTDADFVVKLIDVFPDTFSYKAPAPNGVDYFMGGYQMLVRGEVMRGKFRNSFEKPEPFTLGKVEKVNFYLPDVAHTFKKGHRIMVQVQSSWFPLVDRNPQKFVNIYEANDNDFQKADIKIYHSSQYPSSIVLPIIK from the coding sequence TTGGATGAGTGGTGGAAAGCACGCAATACAAGGAATTTTGTGCAGAATATTCCTGCAAATACAAATACACTTGTAGTGGGTGGATTATTTGATGCAGAGGATTGTTTTGGCGCCTGGAACTTATATAAGGCTATTGAAACTAAGGCAAAGAATAACAATAAAGTGGTTATTGGGCCATGGTTTCATGGCCAGTGGGGAGGCCGCGGAGATGGCAGTTATTTAGGAAATGTGAGATTTGGTTCCAAGACCTCTGAGTGGTATCAGAATAATATTGAAGTGCCGTTCTTTAATTATCATTTAAAAGGAAAAGGCGACCTTTCAAAGTTGGCGGAAGCCACTGTCTTTTTCACAGGTGAAAATAGCTGGAAGCAGTTCGATCAATGGCCTGTTGCTAATATGAAATCCCAAAACCTCTATTTACAAGCAAATGGAAAATTAGGTTGGAATAAACCTGCAACTTCCGCTTCTTTTAGTCAATATACCAGCGATCCTTCTAAGCCTGTGCCTTATACAGAAGATGTGCACCTGCGTCGTACAAGAGAATATATGACTGATGATCAACGCTTTGCTGCCAGACGTTCAGATGTATTAGTGTTCCAGACGGATGTGTTGCAAGATGATGTGACGCTTGGTGGACCTCTATATGCAGATCTATTTGCATCGTTATCAACAACAGATGCTGATTTTGTAGTTAAGCTGATTGATGTATTTCCTGATACGTTTAGTTATAAAGCACCCGCACCTAATGGCGTAGACTATTTCATGGGGGGCTACCAAATGCTAGTTCGCGGAGAAGTAATGCGTGGTAAATTTCGTAATTCTTTTGAGAAACCAGAGCCATTTACACTGGGTAAAGTAGAAAAAGTAAACTTTTACTTACCTGATGTGGCACATACTTTTAAAAAAGGACACCGTATTATGGTGCAGGTTCAAAGTAGTTGGTTTCCGTTAGTTGACCGTAACCCTCAGAAATTTGTAAATATTTATGAGGCTAATGACAACGATTTCCAGAAAGCTGACATCAAAATATATCATAGTAGCCAGTATCCATCAAGTATTGTTTTACCCATAATCAAGTAA
- a CDS encoding discoidin domain-containing protein yields the protein MIFPRMSALSEVLWSPKEKRNWKDFEKRLQTQFKRYDLWKANYSRAYFDMKASILPTKDFKGVLWQLQTAQPVGKIEYTLNDRSATTQYKSPVKINSTGNYVAFYSNGGPILNTIQQPFYFNKATGKKITIKRKPDEKYPGQGGAFGLVNGIYSNKGLSYSDWLGWIGDDLEATIDLGRTDKITSVKLHTIEQNGSWIYLPTAMNVYVSNDGKNFKQVGESATFESDVLTTGFLTVSVPATTTRYVKIVVKNYGIIPDGNPGAGNKAWLFADEIQVN from the coding sequence ATGATCTTCCCACGTATGAGTGCATTAAGCGAAGTATTATGGAGTCCAAAAGAAAAAAGAAACTGGAAAGATTTTGAGAAGCGATTGCAAACACAGTTCAAGCGTTATGATCTATGGAAAGCCAATTATAGCAGGGCCTATTTTGACATGAAAGCCTCTATACTTCCTACAAAAGATTTCAAGGGAGTGTTATGGCAATTGCAAACAGCACAACCAGTAGGCAAAATAGAATATACATTAAACGATCGGTCTGCAACTACTCAATATAAATCGCCTGTAAAAATTAATAGTACTGGAAACTATGTTGCTTTCTATTCTAATGGTGGACCTATACTGAATACTATTCAACAACCTTTCTATTTTAATAAAGCAACTGGTAAGAAAATAACTATTAAAAGAAAGCCTGATGAAAAGTACCCTGGCCAAGGAGGAGCATTTGGTTTGGTAAATGGTATTTATTCTAATAAAGGATTAAGCTATTCAGATTGGTTAGGTTGGATTGGTGATGATCTGGAAGCCACTATTGATCTTGGAAGAACTGACAAAATAACGTCCGTAAAACTGCATACAATAGAACAGAATGGTAGCTGGATCTATTTACCAACTGCCATGAATGTATATGTTTCTAATGACGGAAAGAACTTTAAACAAGTTGGCGAATCTGCTACGTTTGAAAGCGACGTATTAACTACAGGATTTTTGACTGTATCAGTTCCTGCCACAACCACACGTTATGTGAAAATAGTTGTAAAGAATTATGGAATAATACCTGATGGAAATCCAGGTGCCGGAAACAAAGCTTGGTTGTTTGCAGACGAAATTCAAGTAAACTAA